One genomic region from Streptomyces sp. NBC_00457 encodes:
- a CDS encoding acetoacetate decarboxylase family protein gives MASVRGYFHPKTATGSSSLIPSPPWHYSGDLLTIEYRTDPARVRELLPAPLELAEEDPGAVALIWADWQSCSGTKEELLDPVRSQYKEAFAVVRCSYEGQTYSRCVHIWVDKDFAIARGLHQGYPKKLGSIHQTRPHPYGPAPRIKAGARFGATLAAADRRLAQTVVTLREPSETNGFVNGHPMAHHRWLPSIENGKGLALDELIETGAASFEAGQPWVGDAELELFEAPTEELARLEIREPIAAYYRQVGVVWDGGRLLESGTSEAE, from the coding sequence ATGGCCAGCGTCCGTGGTTACTTCCACCCCAAGACGGCGACCGGTTCGTCGTCCCTGATCCCCTCGCCGCCCTGGCACTACTCCGGGGACCTGCTCACGATCGAGTACCGCACCGATCCCGCGCGCGTACGGGAGTTGCTGCCCGCTCCGCTGGAACTCGCCGAGGAGGACCCGGGCGCGGTCGCGCTGATCTGGGCCGACTGGCAGTCCTGCTCCGGTACGAAGGAGGAGCTGCTGGACCCGGTGCGCTCCCAGTACAAGGAGGCCTTCGCGGTCGTCCGCTGCTCGTACGAGGGGCAGACGTACTCGCGCTGCGTCCATATCTGGGTCGACAAGGACTTCGCGATCGCCCGCGGGCTGCACCAGGGCTACCCGAAGAAGCTCGGTTCGATCCACCAGACGCGTCCGCACCCCTACGGTCCGGCCCCGCGCATCAAGGCCGGGGCCCGCTTCGGCGCGACCCTCGCCGCCGCCGACCGACGCCTGGCCCAGACGGTGGTGACCCTGCGCGAGCCGTCCGAAACCAACGGCTTCGTCAACGGCCACCCGATGGCTCACCACCGCTGGCTGCCTTCCATAGAGAACGGCAAGGGCCTCGCGCTCGACGAGTTGATCGAGACCGGCGCCGCGTCCTTCGAGGCCGGACAGCCGTGGGTCGGCGACGCGGAACTGGAGCTGTTCGAGGCGCCGACCGAAGAGCTGGCCCGGCTGGAGATCCGGGAGCCGATCGCCGCGTACTACCGGCAGGTGGGCGTCGTCTGGGACGGCGGCCGACTGCTGGAGTCCGGCACCTCCGAGGCCGAGTAA
- a CDS encoding aldehyde dehydrogenase, with translation MTEHITTVAGVAVDTRHWIGGERVASAETFTDVSPIDGGTLGEISRGTATEAVAAVAAARAAFPAWAATSRAERARILHAIADGVDKRIEDLANVETLDNGALLRSHRRGVMPRVAHNFRFFADWLLKLEHEDFATRGHTNYVSWDPAGPCVLITPWNAPLMLATWKVAPALAAGNTVILKPAEWSPLTASLLADIAAEAGLPAGVLNVVQGYGAEVGNPLVSHPDVRRISFTGSVPTAQHIARAAAANLTPLSLELGGKSPLLVFADADLDLAVDLAVEQYDNAGQVCLAATRILVEETVSDEFTRRFVEKASRLRQGDPRDEATDLGPNIHPRQLEKIDGFVRRALEDGARAVIGGKRKDGLYYEPTLLTDVAQDSEIVQEEVFGPVLTLQTFGDEEEAVRLANDTRFGLAATLVTGDHERAERVTAQLVAGTVWVNCFFVRDLQAPFGGSRHSGVGREGGTWSFDFYCDVKNTVTAPNGWSNHG, from the coding sequence ATGACCGAACACATCACCACGGTGGCCGGCGTCGCCGTCGACACCCGGCACTGGATCGGCGGCGAACGCGTGGCGTCCGCCGAGACGTTCACCGACGTGTCGCCGATCGACGGGGGCACCCTCGGGGAGATCTCCCGGGGCACGGCGACGGAGGCCGTGGCCGCCGTCGCCGCCGCTCGCGCCGCCTTTCCTGCCTGGGCCGCCACATCGCGTGCCGAGCGCGCCCGGATCCTGCACGCCATCGCCGACGGAGTCGACAAGCGCATCGAGGACCTCGCCAATGTCGAGACGCTCGACAACGGCGCCCTCCTGCGTTCCCACCGTCGCGGTGTGATGCCGCGTGTGGCGCACAACTTCCGCTTCTTCGCCGACTGGCTGCTGAAGCTGGAGCACGAGGACTTCGCCACCCGCGGCCACACCAACTACGTGAGCTGGGACCCGGCGGGCCCGTGCGTGCTGATCACGCCGTGGAACGCCCCGCTGATGCTGGCCACCTGGAAGGTCGCCCCGGCACTGGCCGCCGGGAACACGGTGATCCTCAAGCCCGCCGAGTGGTCCCCGCTCACCGCTTCCCTGCTCGCCGACATCGCGGCCGAGGCCGGGCTGCCGGCCGGTGTCCTCAATGTCGTGCAGGGATACGGCGCCGAGGTCGGCAACCCTCTTGTCTCGCACCCGGATGTCCGCCGGATCAGCTTCACCGGTTCCGTGCCCACCGCCCAGCACATCGCCCGGGCGGCCGCTGCCAACCTCACCCCCCTCAGCCTCGAACTCGGCGGCAAATCACCGCTGTTGGTCTTCGCCGACGCGGACCTCGACCTCGCCGTGGACCTGGCGGTGGAGCAGTACGACAACGCCGGACAGGTCTGTCTGGCTGCGACCCGCATCCTCGTCGAGGAGACGGTCTCGGACGAGTTCACCCGCCGGTTCGTGGAGAAGGCGAGCCGGCTCAGGCAGGGCGATCCGCGTGACGAGGCCACCGACCTCGGCCCCAACATCCACCCGCGCCAGCTGGAGAAGATCGACGGCTTCGTGCGGCGTGCGCTGGAGGACGGGGCTCGCGCGGTCATCGGCGGCAAGCGCAAGGACGGCCTGTACTACGAGCCGACCCTCCTCACCGACGTCGCCCAGGACTCGGAGATCGTGCAGGAGGAGGTCTTCGGTCCGGTCCTGACGCTCCAGACCTTCGGCGACGAGGAAGAGGCGGTGCGCCTCGCCAACGACACGCGCTTCGGTCTGGCCGCCACCCTCGTCACCGGCGACCACGAGCGTGCCGAGCGGGTCACCGCGCAGCTGGTCGCGGGCACGGTCTGGGTCAACTGCTTCTTCGTACGCGACCTTCAGGCGCCCTTCGGCGGCTCCCGCCACTCGGGCGTCGGCCGCGAGGGCGGCACGTGGAGCTTCGACTTCTACTGCGACGTCAAGAACACCGTCACCGCGCCGAACGGATGGAGCAACCATGGGTGA
- a CDS encoding 3,4-dihydroxyphenylacetate 2,3-dioxygenase: MGEIVGAGLLAHVPTIVLPEADRLELNAGKEITLVTGLRQLREDVFDSDDYDTVVVLDSHWATTVEFVVTAQQRRAGLFTSEELPRGMCRMPYDFPGDPELAHNIARFADKHGTWITAIDDEYLPVYYATTNLWKFLGEGLPDKRWVTIGVCQTGDMEDHLRLGRALADGIAATPGRRVLLIASGALSHTFWPLRELRDHESSDPVHIFTPEAREADFERIAWFKEGRHDKVLDTMDEFWKYKPEARFYHYLMMAGALGEQACVAKARQYGEYENSIGTGQVHLWFDRPGEDWTGTGTPAPASPPTPHSRS, translated from the coding sequence ATGGGTGAGATCGTCGGGGCGGGCCTGCTTGCCCACGTCCCCACCATCGTGCTGCCGGAGGCCGACCGGCTGGAGCTGAACGCGGGCAAGGAGATCACCCTCGTCACCGGCTTGCGACAGCTCCGCGAGGACGTCTTCGACAGTGACGACTACGACACCGTCGTGGTCCTGGACTCGCACTGGGCCACCACCGTCGAGTTCGTCGTCACCGCCCAGCAGCGCAGGGCCGGACTGTTCACCTCCGAGGAACTGCCGCGCGGCATGTGCCGGATGCCCTACGACTTCCCGGGCGATCCGGAACTGGCCCACAACATCGCCCGGTTCGCCGACAAGCACGGCACCTGGATCACCGCGATCGACGATGAGTACCTGCCGGTCTACTACGCCACCACCAACCTGTGGAAGTTCCTCGGCGAGGGACTGCCCGACAAGCGATGGGTGACCATCGGCGTCTGCCAGACCGGCGACATGGAGGACCACCTGCGGCTCGGCCGCGCCCTGGCGGACGGTATCGCCGCCACCCCTGGCCGCCGCGTGCTGCTGATCGCCTCCGGCGCGCTGTCGCACACCTTCTGGCCGCTGCGCGAGCTTCGCGACCACGAGTCGAGCGACCCCGTCCACATCTTCACGCCCGAGGCCCGCGAGGCCGACTTCGAGCGCATCGCCTGGTTCAAGGAAGGCCGCCACGACAAGGTCCTCGACACCATGGACGAGTTCTGGAAGTACAAGCCCGAGGCCCGCTTTTACCACTACCTGATGATGGCCGGCGCCCTCGGCGAGCAGGCATGCGTCGCCAAGGCACGTCAGTACGGCGAGTACGAGAACTCCATCGGCACCGGCCAGGTCCACCTCTGGTTCGACCGCCCCGGCGAGGACTGGACCGGCACCGGCACGCCCGCACCCGCCTCCCCGCCCACCCCCCACAGCCGCTCCTAG
- a CDS encoding fumarylacetoacetate hydrolase family protein: protein MPEYRRVLLDGAAVETVRDGDELVAGDGRRVKIEDAQHLPPVVPSKVVAVHLNHRSRVDEFQIQLTPTPTYFHKPTSALNSHKGAIVRPEGCKWLNYEGEVAIVIGRTARNVSPSEAGEYIAGYTVANDYGLHDFRDTDAGSMLRVKGSDTLCPLGPGLVTDWDFHGKYLRTYVNGELAQDGSTDEMEWDMHYLVADIARTITLHPGDVLLSGTPANSRPVQPGDVVEVEVEGLGRLTNHIVTGPASIRTDVGAQPTESEEVLSTALGGDWKFRGIRPPKR from the coding sequence ATGCCCGAATACCGCCGTGTCCTCCTCGACGGAGCCGCCGTCGAGACCGTCCGTGACGGTGACGAACTCGTCGCCGGGGACGGCCGCCGGGTCAAGATCGAGGACGCCCAGCACCTGCCGCCGGTCGTGCCGTCCAAGGTGGTCGCCGTTCACCTCAACCACCGCAGCCGGGTCGACGAGTTCCAGATCCAGCTGACCCCGACACCGACGTACTTCCACAAGCCGACCTCGGCCCTCAACTCCCACAAGGGCGCCATCGTCCGCCCCGAGGGCTGCAAATGGCTCAACTACGAGGGCGAGGTGGCGATCGTCATCGGCCGGACCGCGCGCAACGTCTCCCCGTCCGAGGCGGGCGAGTACATCGCGGGCTACACCGTCGCCAACGACTACGGCCTGCACGACTTCCGCGACACCGACGCCGGTTCGATGCTGCGGGTGAAGGGCTCTGACACCCTGTGTCCGCTCGGCCCGGGCCTGGTCACCGACTGGGACTTCCACGGCAAGTACCTGCGCACGTACGTCAACGGCGAGCTCGCACAGGACGGTTCGACGGACGAGATGGAGTGGGACATGCACTACCTCGTCGCCGACATCGCCCGCACCATCACCCTCCACCCCGGGGATGTACTGCTCTCCGGTACCCCGGCCAACTCCCGCCCCGTCCAGCCCGGCGACGTCGTCGAGGTCGAGGTCGAGGGTTTGGGGCGGCTCACCAACCACATCGTCACCGGCCCCGCCTCGATCCGTACGGACGTCGGAGCCCAGCCCACCGAATCGGAAGAGGTCCTGTCCACCGCGCTCGGCGGCGACTGGAAGTTCCGCGGTATCCGGCCCCCCAAGCGCTGA
- a CDS encoding TetR/AcrR family transcriptional regulator produces the protein MTEAAKTPEGRRPRKRLNYGEGREALLNAAVRVVARGGLRRLTYRAVAEEAGVTHGLVVHHFGSRDALIEEALAHTVRTSLSVSAVEPGTGKVSDFSAGVSEMVTADPDTQVFQYELLLESRRRPELLPLIRGLYDEYFDATERELSRILPEGANRAMTRLVFAALDGLVLHQLVLGGGPEVTDAAIEELRSLLRLLDADGDGESAGDSGD, from the coding sequence ATGACCGAAGCCGCCAAGACCCCGGAGGGCCGCAGGCCGCGCAAGCGGCTGAACTACGGGGAGGGCCGGGAGGCCCTGCTCAACGCGGCCGTGCGGGTGGTGGCCCGGGGCGGTCTGCGCAGGCTCACCTATCGCGCGGTGGCGGAGGAGGCAGGAGTCACCCACGGTCTGGTCGTCCACCACTTCGGCTCCCGCGACGCGCTGATCGAGGAGGCGCTCGCCCACACCGTACGCACCAGCCTGAGCGTCAGCGCGGTCGAGCCGGGGACCGGCAAGGTGTCGGACTTCTCGGCCGGAGTGTCCGAGATGGTCACGGCCGATCCGGACACCCAGGTCTTCCAGTACGAGCTGCTGCTCGAATCCCGGCGGAGGCCCGAGCTGCTGCCGCTGATCCGCGGGCTGTACGACGAGTACTTCGACGCCACCGAGCGCGAGCTGTCCCGGATACTCCCCGAGGGCGCGAACCGTGCGATGACGCGGCTGGTCTTCGCCGCCCTGGACGGTCTCGTCCTGCACCAGCTCGTCCTGGGCGGAGGACCCGAGGTCACTGACGCGGCCATCGAGGAGCTCCGCTCCCTGCTGCGGTTGCTCGACGCCGACGGAGATGGCGAGAGTGCGGGCGACAGCGGCGACTGA
- a CDS encoding APC family permease, with translation MDSQTVEPTQTVQNPPAAGRLKPNSLGVLGIVFFVLSAQAPLTGIAGAVPIAVAIGNGAGAPAAYAAVGAVILLFSVGFVAMGRHVVNAGAFYTYIGKGLGRRIGSGSAGVALFAYCAVQAAMYGLYGFIVSGLVAQYTGLDAPWWVWVLVTMVIVQILGAAGVEMGAKILAVFVLAEFSILFVFALVTFFKGGGPEGLGFARSFSPDAALQGAPGVALMFAVASMFGFEATAIYGEEAREPRRTVPRATYLSVVVVTVFFAFTSWMLVSAHGASNATAAAEKALESGDATSWVFAPITAQFGGWAGDALPILLATSLFAGVLAFHNSANRYLFSLGRDGLLPQGLTAINRRHSPWVAGSVQTVISLALVIPFALLGRDPVLSLFSWFSGVAVLGVMLLYFLTSVSVVVFFRRERLDTRPWNTLIAPVLGALGIAGAIWLILANFTTLIGGDQDTAMWLELTVPAVLVLGVIGARPTRGRTTADG, from the coding sequence GTGGACAGTCAGACGGTCGAACCAACACAGACCGTGCAGAATCCCCCCGCTGCAGGCCGGCTCAAACCCAATTCCCTCGGTGTTCTGGGAATCGTCTTCTTCGTCCTCTCCGCGCAGGCGCCGCTGACCGGCATAGCCGGTGCCGTGCCCATCGCCGTCGCCATCGGCAACGGCGCGGGTGCGCCCGCCGCGTATGCCGCGGTCGGCGCCGTCATCCTGCTGTTCTCCGTCGGCTTCGTCGCCATGGGGCGCCATGTCGTGAACGCGGGCGCCTTCTACACCTACATCGGCAAGGGGCTCGGCCGCCGCATCGGCTCCGGGAGCGCAGGCGTCGCGCTGTTCGCCTACTGCGCGGTCCAGGCGGCCATGTACGGCCTGTACGGCTTCATCGTCAGCGGCCTGGTCGCGCAGTACACGGGGCTTGACGCGCCGTGGTGGGTCTGGGTCCTGGTCACCATGGTGATCGTCCAGATCCTCGGTGCCGCCGGGGTCGAGATGGGCGCCAAGATCCTCGCCGTCTTCGTCCTGGCCGAGTTCAGCATCCTGTTCGTCTTCGCCCTGGTGACCTTCTTCAAGGGCGGCGGCCCGGAGGGGCTGGGCTTCGCCCGCAGCTTCTCGCCTGACGCGGCCCTACAGGGGGCGCCAGGCGTGGCGCTGATGTTCGCCGTAGCGTCGATGTTCGGTTTCGAGGCGACCGCGATCTACGGCGAGGAGGCGCGGGAGCCCCGTAGGACCGTCCCCCGGGCCACGTACCTGTCCGTCGTGGTCGTCACCGTCTTCTTCGCCTTCACCTCGTGGATGCTGGTCTCCGCCCATGGTGCCTCGAACGCCACCGCGGCCGCCGAGAAGGCGCTGGAGAGCGGCGACGCCACGTCCTGGGTCTTCGCACCGATCACCGCGCAGTTCGGCGGCTGGGCGGGCGACGCGCTGCCGATCCTGCTGGCCACCTCCCTCTTCGCCGGCGTCCTCGCCTTCCACAACTCCGCGAACCGCTACCTGTTCTCGCTCGGCCGCGACGGTCTGCTGCCGCAAGGGCTGACCGCGATCAACCGACGCCACTCGCCCTGGGTTGCGGGCAGTGTGCAGACCGTGATCTCGCTCGCTCTGGTCATCCCCTTCGCGCTGCTGGGCAGGGACCCGGTGCTGAGCCTCTTCTCCTGGTTCAGCGGAGTCGCCGTGCTGGGAGTCATGCTTCTGTACTTCCTGACCTCCGTCTCGGTGGTCGTGTTCTTCCGCCGGGAACGGCTGGACACGCGCCCCTGGAACACGCTGATCGCCCCCGTCCTGGGTGCGCTCGGCATCGCCGGTGCCATCTGGCTGATCCTGGCCAACTTCACCACCCTCATCGGTGGGGACCAGGACACGGCGATGTGGCTGGAGCTCACCGTCCCGGCGGTCCTCGTCCTGGGCGTCATCGGAGCACGGCCGACCCGTGGCAGGACGACGGCCGACGGCTGA
- a CDS encoding aldehyde dehydrogenase has translation MLDITHDEWLRRAKALDLSGAHHIDGADEPGGGQSYVAVSPRDGQVLAHVADARTAEVDAAVAAARRAFDSGPWPRLAPADRGRILLRIADVLEEQRHRLALTVSLEMGKPITDAYDIELRAAINTFRWYGQLADKLTDESPHTAPDALALVTREPAGVVGAVVPWNFPLTLASWKVAPALAAGCTVVLKPSENSPLSALLLGRLATEAGLPPGVLNVVTGDGPTAGRAIGLHPDVDVLAFTGSTAVGRHFLRYAADSNLKRVWLELGGKSPNIILPDAPDLEKAAATAAWGIFFNQGEMCTAPSRLLVHSSIAERVTDTIVARARELRIGDPLDPATEMGALVGERHLERVLDHIGTGLHEGARLRAGGGRTLADTGGSYLQPTVFDHVDPGVRLAREEIFGPVLSVLTFDDLDEAVALANATEYGLAAGLWTSDLSTAHQVSRVLKAGTVWVNCYEEGDLTVPFGGVKQSGNGRDKSAHAIEKYTELKTTWIQL, from the coding sequence ATGCTGGACATCACCCACGACGAATGGCTGCGCCGCGCCAAGGCACTGGACTTGTCCGGCGCGCACCACATCGACGGCGCCGACGAACCCGGGGGCGGACAGTCCTACGTGGCAGTCTCTCCCCGCGACGGGCAGGTGCTGGCGCACGTGGCCGACGCCCGGACTGCCGAGGTGGACGCCGCCGTGGCCGCCGCGCGCCGGGCCTTCGATTCGGGGCCGTGGCCACGCCTCGCACCTGCCGACCGGGGCCGGATCCTGCTGCGGATCGCCGATGTGCTGGAGGAGCAGCGTCACCGGCTGGCATTGACGGTCAGCCTGGAGATGGGTAAGCCGATCACGGACGCGTACGACATCGAACTGCGTGCCGCGATCAACACCTTCCGCTGGTACGGGCAGCTGGCCGACAAGCTCACCGACGAGTCGCCGCACACCGCGCCCGACGCGCTCGCCCTGGTCACCCGCGAACCGGCGGGCGTCGTCGGCGCGGTCGTCCCCTGGAACTTCCCCCTCACACTGGCGAGTTGGAAGGTCGCTCCGGCGCTCGCGGCCGGCTGCACCGTCGTGCTCAAACCGTCGGAGAACTCGCCGCTGTCCGCGTTGCTGCTCGGTCGACTGGCGACCGAGGCCGGGCTGCCGCCGGGCGTGCTCAACGTCGTCACCGGCGACGGGCCCACCGCCGGACGGGCGATCGGCCTCCACCCGGACGTCGACGTGCTGGCCTTCACCGGATCCACCGCCGTCGGGCGCCACTTCCTGCGGTACGCGGCCGACTCCAACCTCAAGCGCGTCTGGCTGGAGCTGGGCGGCAAGTCACCCAACATCATCCTCCCGGACGCACCCGACCTGGAGAAGGCCGCCGCCACCGCCGCCTGGGGCATCTTCTTCAACCAGGGCGAGATGTGCACGGCCCCTTCGCGGCTGCTCGTCCACTCCTCCATCGCCGAGCGCGTCACCGACACCATCGTGGCGCGGGCCCGGGAACTACGGATCGGTGACCCGCTCGACCCGGCGACCGAGATGGGGGCGCTGGTCGGCGAGCGCCACCTGGAGCGCGTACTGGACCACATCGGCACCGGCCTCCACGAGGGCGCGCGGCTGCGGGCCGGGGGCGGCCGCACACTCGCCGACACTGGCGGCAGTTACCTGCAGCCCACGGTCTTCGACCACGTGGACCCGGGCGTGCGGCTGGCCCGTGAGGAGATCTTCGGCCCCGTCCTGTCCGTGCTCACCTTCGACGACCTCGACGAGGCCGTCGCGCTCGCCAACGCCACCGAGTACGGCCTGGCCGCCGGGCTGTGGACCTCCGACCTGTCCACCGCCCACCAGGTCTCACGCGTGCTGAAGGCCGGCACGGTCTGGGTCAACTGCTACGAGGAGGGCGACCTGACCGTGCCCTTCGGCGGCGTGAAGCAGTCCGGCAACGGACGCGACAAGTCCGCCCACGCCATCGAGAAGTACACCGAACTCAAGACCACCTGGATCCAGCTGTGA
- a CDS encoding gamma-glutamyl-gamma-aminobutyrate hydrolase family protein has protein sequence MTTPERPLIAIPARFAASTSALRYAAEVNARALVEAVWRAGGEPATIHPAEPTATGVAARLARFDGVLLPGGGDLAPYRYGATDTHDSVYDVDDLQDGFDLEVARQAIDLGLPLLAICRGLQVVNTALGGTLHQDMGGPDREHRHVVHPVAIRRGSLLEQATGAEKVEASCYHHQRVDRTGAGLTITARAADDTVEGLELPGVPGWFAAVQWHPEDTAHEDPAQQGLFDALVGAARDRH, from the coding sequence GTGACGACGCCCGAGCGACCGCTGATCGCGATCCCCGCCCGCTTCGCCGCCTCCACCTCCGCGCTGCGCTACGCCGCCGAGGTCAACGCCCGCGCGCTGGTCGAGGCGGTCTGGCGGGCCGGCGGCGAACCGGCCACCATCCACCCCGCCGAGCCCACCGCCACCGGCGTGGCCGCCCGCCTCGCCCGCTTCGACGGCGTCCTCCTCCCCGGCGGCGGCGACCTCGCGCCGTACCGCTACGGCGCGACCGACACCCACGACAGCGTGTACGACGTCGACGACCTCCAGGACGGCTTCGACCTGGAGGTCGCCCGCCAGGCCATCGACCTGGGCCTGCCCCTGCTCGCGATCTGCCGCGGTCTCCAGGTCGTCAACACCGCCCTCGGCGGCACCCTCCACCAGGACATGGGCGGCCCGGACCGCGAGCACCGCCATGTCGTGCACCCGGTGGCGATCCGGCGCGGTTCGCTGCTGGAACAGGCCACGGGCGCCGAGAAGGTGGAGGCTTCCTGCTACCACCATCAGCGGGTCGACCGTACGGGCGCCGGCCTCACGATCACCGCCCGGGCCGCCGACGACACGGTGGAAGGTCTCGAACTGCCCGGAGTCCCCGGCTGGTTCGCCGCCGTCCAGTGGCACCCCGAGGACACCGCCCACGAAGACCCCGCCCAGCAGGGACTGTTCGACGCCCTCGTAGGCGCCGCACGCGACCGCCACTGA
- a CDS encoding MarR family winged helix-turn-helix transcriptional regulator — translation MPGQRSITEAEKLADAKLGGIPIRHEQMAVVANIYRAASAVRQHLENSVLRGSDLTWTAFVVLWVVWVWGESETRHVAEEAGISKGTLTGVARTLEARGLVRRSGHPTDGRLVLLSLTDEGEELMRRVFPQFNEEEAFVAEQLDDEECRSIADGLRRVVLQVEEHGEARRRALLNGAEPALRRSGRRPKPKA, via the coding sequence GTGCCCGGCCAACGATCCATCACCGAAGCCGAGAAGCTGGCCGATGCGAAGCTCGGCGGCATCCCGATCCGCCATGAGCAGATGGCTGTCGTGGCCAACATCTACCGGGCGGCCTCGGCGGTCCGGCAGCATCTGGAGAACTCCGTACTCCGCGGATCCGATCTGACCTGGACGGCGTTCGTCGTGCTGTGGGTGGTCTGGGTCTGGGGCGAGTCGGAGACCCGCCATGTGGCTGAGGAAGCGGGGATCTCCAAGGGCACGCTCACCGGGGTCGCGCGCACGCTGGAGGCGCGGGGGCTGGTGCGGCGGAGCGGTCATCCCACCGACGGGAGGCTGGTTCTGCTCAGCCTCACGGACGAGGGCGAGGAACTGATGCGGCGCGTGTTTCCGCAGTTCAACGAGGAGGAGGCATTCGTCGCCGAGCAACTCGACGACGAGGAATGCCGCAGCATCGCGGACGGACTACGGCGAGTTGTGCTCCAGGTCGAGGAGCACGGCGAGGCACGTCGGCGTGCCCTCCTGAATGGTGCCGAGCCCGCCCTGCGTCGCAGTGGCCGCCGTCCGAAGCCGAAGGCGTGA
- a CDS encoding TetR/AcrR family transcriptional regulator: MPKIVDHDARREEIIEAVWRLVARRGFAALNMRDLAAEAGFTNGALARYFPTKAAILRAALERANAATEQRAARTIAGVDGVDAFRKFCVEIMPLDDERLNEARVVIGFWNYAVADEELIDVYDQAISRWRDQMLSYLRTAAEAGEINPSCDLDAFLDLVMATLMGLQINAIFAARLTTPARQLRILDGLIAGLQTSTS, encoded by the coding sequence ATGCCCAAGATCGTGGACCACGATGCGCGGCGCGAAGAGATCATCGAGGCTGTCTGGCGCCTTGTCGCGCGGCGAGGATTCGCGGCGCTGAACATGCGGGATCTCGCCGCCGAAGCAGGGTTCACCAACGGTGCGCTCGCACGGTACTTTCCGACCAAAGCAGCCATTCTGCGGGCGGCGCTGGAGCGCGCCAACGCAGCCACCGAGCAGCGGGCCGCCCGCACCATCGCCGGCGTCGACGGCGTGGACGCGTTCCGCAAGTTCTGCGTCGAGATCATGCCCCTGGACGACGAGCGTCTCAATGAGGCCCGCGTTGTCATCGGCTTCTGGAACTACGCGGTGGCCGATGAGGAACTGATCGACGTCTACGACCAGGCAATATCGCGGTGGCGCGATCAGATGCTCTCGTATCTGCGCACTGCTGCTGAAGCAGGAGAGATCAACCCGTCCTGCGATCTCGATGCGTTCTTGGACCTTGTGATGGCCACGCTGATGGGACTCCAGATCAACGCGATCTTCGCGGCTCGCCTGACCACACCCGCCCGCCAGTTGCGGATACTCGACGGACTCATCGCGGGGTTGCAGACCAGCACCTCATGA